From a region of the Mycosarcoma maydis chromosome 7, whole genome shotgun sequence genome:
- a CDS encoding acylglycerol lipase (related to YJU3 monoglyceride lipase), with the protein MPVDKPRTIPPEIDIPNGGKSEQFWIETDYSDKTRFWAKRFYPTDASDAQVQPKSTTIFVHGFVEYVDRYRNIFRLWPSKGHEILGFDQRGWGNTCRSSSDPVKNYGNTTWPQQFQDLEHVIRQTRQRLDEQWGVNKVPIFLLGHSMGGGIVTAFHTRSPEWIQQHGANSPSQEAKEMVAGVIASAPWLTLTKPPPWFVVWGATKVLSLIPEMHWSVDLLGKNISRDPVVASNFENDPLSDKKVYLKAIQGPLQGGIDIVDNAYAHWPESKPLLVLHGTADLVTSYKGSQKLVERVKANDKTLKLFDGFYHDLLNEPGQDKVIVGEYVLNWLDSHL; encoded by the exons ATGCCGGTCGACAAACCTCGCACGATCCCACCCGAGATTGACATCCCCAACGGCGGCAAGTCGGAACAATTCTGGATCGAGACCGACTACTCGGACAAAACTCGCTTCTGGGCCAAACGCTTCTATCCCACTGACGCCAGTGATGCGCAGGTGCAACCCAAGTCCACTACGATCTTCGTTCATGGCTTTGTGGAGTATGTGGACCGCTATCGCAACATCTTCCGTCTTTGGCCTAGCAAGGGTCACGAGATTCTAGGTTTCGACCAACGTGGTTGGGGAAATACCTGTCGATCCTCATCCGATCCTGTCAAAAATTACGGCAACACCACCTGGCCCCAACAGTTCCAGGATCTCGAGCATGTGATTCGCCAGACACGCCAGCGATTGGATGAGCAATGGGGTGTCAACAAGGTACCCATCTTCCTGCTCGGTCACAGTATGGGCGGTGGCATCGTGACCGCCTTCCACACGCGCAGTCCAGAGTGGATCCAGCAGCACGGCGCCAACAGTCCGTCGCAGGAGGCCAAGGAGATGGTAGCTGGTGTGATCGCAAGCGCACCATGGCTGACGCTCACCAAGCCGCCTCCGTGGTTTGTCGTCTGGGGTGCAACCAAGGTGCTATCGCTGATCCCCGAGATGCACTGGAGCGTGGATCTGCTGGGTAAAAACATCTCCAGAGACCCCGTGGTCGCGAGCAATTTTGAAAACGATCCGCTCTCGGACAAGAAAGTGTATCTCAAGGCGATCCAGGGCCCACTGCAGGGTGGAATCGACATTGTAGACAATGCATACGCTCATTGGCCAGAGTCGAAACCGCTACTGGTGCTCCATGGTACTGCCGATCTGGTCACCAGTTACAAGGGTTCACAGAAACTCGTAGAGCGTGTCAAGGCAAACgacaagacgctcaagctctTTGATGGCTTTTATCAcgatctgctcaacgagCCTGGCCAGGATAAGGTGATCGTGGGAGAATACGTGCTAAA CTGGTTGGACAGTCACTTGTAG
- a CDS encoding hexaprenyldihydroxybenzoate methyltransferase (related to COQ3 - enzyme of ubiquinone (coenzyme Q) biosynthesis), translating into MNSATIRSTARLHLRSPSAALVCQRLTASARPFTLSSKHGLDSRPVSSASAGDGVACQSAQTSSVHASEIEHFSRLSSKWWDEHGEFGLLHAMNAVRIQFVREKLDEVWGYELAQQQVSARSGKTPTCTGPTSSTNARSAVDNLGQTQFLRNLDVADIGCGGGLLSESLARLGARTTGVDASASNIGIATTHAARDALLSRRHALGGASLSYLHSTAEELVAQNRSFDVVCAMEVLEHVNGPAEFLRSLDKLVKPGGHLFMSTIARTPLSWLLTIFMAEDVLRLVTPGTHTHHQYINPQELVDFFQDDLKWYGKHSTLPERLHFEVRGTAYLPWKRAWTLAKSQTSLPGTRECNYFFWARKPLS; encoded by the exons ATGAACTCGGCGACGATTAGGTCGACTGCGCGCTTGCACTTGCGCTCCCCCAGCGCTGCCTTGGTTTGCCA GAGACTGACCGCATCAGCACGGCCGTTTACTTTATCGTCCAAGCATGGTCTCGACTCGCGGCCTGTTTCATCTGCCAGCGCTGGCGATGGCGTTGCATGCCAGAGCGCGCAAACCTCTTCAGTGCACGCATCAGAGATCGAGCATTTCAGTCGGCTTTCTTCGAAATGGTGGGATGAGCATGGCGAGTTTGGGCTGCTTCACGCGATGAATGCTGTGCGCATTCAATTTGTACGcgaaaagctcgacgaagtATGGGGCTACGAGCTGGCTCAGCAACAAGTCTCTGCTCGGTCGGGCAAGACGCCAACGTGCACCGGTccgacgtcgtcgacaaATGCACGCAGTGCAGTGGACAACTTGGGGCAGACGCAATTTCTGCGCAATCTCGACGTCGCTGATATCGGGTGTGGAGGAGGACTTCTCTCGGAATCGCTAGCGCGACTTGGTGCACGTACAAccggcgtcgatgcgagcGCAAGCAACATTGGTATTGCCACAACACACGCTGCACGAGATGCACTGCTCTCGCGTCGTCACGCTCTCGGCGGCGCTTCGCTGAGCTACCTGCATTCCACTGCGGAAGAGCTGGTCGCACAGAATCGCAGCTTTGACGTGGTCTGCGCCATGGAGGTACTGGAACACGTCAATGGACCTGCCGAGTTCCTTCGTTCGCTCGACAAACTCGTCAAACCCGGTGGTCATCTTTTCATGTCTACGATCGCGCGCACCCCTCTCTCGTGGTTGCTGACCATCTTTATGGCCGAAGACGTTCTCCGTCTCGTCACTCCTGGTACGCACACGCACCACCAGTACATCAACCCACAGGAGCTCGTCGATTTCTTTCAAGACGACTTAAAGTGGTACGGCAAGCACTCGACATTGCCGGAACGACTGCATTTCGAGGTGAGGGGTACAGCCTACTTGCCGTGGAAGCGCGCATGGACACTGGCAAAGTCGCAGACCAGCTTGCCTGGCACGCGCGAATGCAACTACTTTTTCTGGGCACGAAAGCCACTTTCTTGA